One genomic segment of Litorilinea aerophila includes these proteins:
- a CDS encoding diphosphate--fructose-6-phosphate 1-phosphotransferase, whose amino-acid sequence MNVLILQCGGPTPVVNASLAAAIAACQTHRAVGQIWGARLGLQGLVQGDWVELTGLPATALERLSRQPGAALGSGRYRLREEELPAAFAHLAKRRIGVLLLLGGNGTMAAAHRLERHGVASGYKVDGQPLRVVGIPKTVDNDLAGTEVAPGYGSAARFIAQTVRDISLDLYAMRNFDDVAVLEVMGRHAGWLAAAAALARSHPDDAPHLILVPERPLDEEAFLTAVAAVHRRHGICLVVAAEGLRDSAGQFLAEKFQKAEVDASGQRMLGLAAGVAPYLAHLVRSRLGLLCRQQRPDTIQRSCRALAHETDRQLAVLVGRAGVEAALAGVSGHMVGLRHTPGGWETAPVPFAQVVGQERLLPASFLAADTYDLAPPFYDYTNTIGLSVEREYVAF is encoded by the coding sequence GTGAACGTGCTGATACTCCAGTGCGGCGGGCCGACGCCGGTGGTCAACGCGTCCCTGGCCGCGGCCATCGCCGCCTGTCAGACCCACCGCGCGGTCGGGCAGATCTGGGGCGCCCGCCTGGGCCTCCAGGGGTTGGTCCAGGGCGACTGGGTGGAGCTCACGGGGCTGCCGGCCACGGCCCTGGAGCGCCTGAGCCGCCAGCCCGGCGCAGCCCTGGGCAGCGGCCGCTACCGGCTGCGAGAAGAAGAGCTGCCGGCTGCCTTCGCCCATCTGGCGAAACGGCGCATCGGCGTGCTCCTCCTCTTGGGCGGCAACGGCACCATGGCCGCGGCCCACCGGCTCGAGCGCCACGGCGTCGCCAGCGGCTACAAAGTGGATGGCCAGCCACTGCGGGTGGTGGGCATCCCCAAGACCGTCGACAACGACCTGGCTGGCACCGAGGTGGCGCCAGGCTACGGCAGCGCGGCCCGTTTCATCGCCCAGACCGTCCGGGATATTAGCCTGGACCTGTACGCCATGCGCAACTTCGATGATGTGGCGGTGCTGGAGGTGATGGGGCGCCATGCGGGCTGGCTGGCCGCGGCCGCGGCCCTGGCCCGGTCCCACCCAGACGACGCCCCCCACCTCATCCTGGTGCCGGAGCGCCCCCTGGACGAGGAGGCATTTTTGACCGCCGTGGCCGCGGTCCACCGACGCCATGGCATCTGTCTGGTGGTAGCGGCCGAAGGGCTGCGGGATTCGGCGGGTCAATTCCTGGCTGAAAAGTTCCAGAAGGCCGAAGTGGACGCAAGCGGTCAGCGGATGTTGGGATTGGCTGCAGGCGTGGCCCCCTACCTGGCCCACCTGGTGCGCAGCCGGCTGGGCCTCCTCTGCCGGCAGCAGCGGCCCGACACCATCCAGCGTTCGTGTCGGGCTCTCGCCCATGAGACGGACCGGCAGCTGGCTGTCCTGGTGGGCCGGGCCGGGGTGGAAGCGGCCCTGGCCGGCGTCAGCGGCCACATGGTCGGGCTACGGCACACGCCAGGCGGATGGGAGACAGCGCCTGTTCCCTTCGCCCAGGTGGTGGGCCAGGAACGGCTGCTGCCGGCCTCTTTCCTGGCGGCGGACACCTATGACCTGGCACCGCCCTTTTACGACTACACGAATACCATTGGTCTCTCCGTGGAGCGGGAGTACGTGGCCTTCTGA
- a CDS encoding threonine synthase — MKTASTLTHLECGHCGATYDAHRLMNLCPACSKPLLARYDLARAAQTLTPQALASRPANLWRYEEVLPVQRREAMITLGEGWTPLIHAQRLGQAIGCPNTYIKDESLNPTGSFKARGLSLAVSRAFELGARELAIPSAGNAAGALSAYAAAVGLPAHVFMPRDVPTPFQVECRTLGASVTLVDGLITDCGARVREGVEAHGWFDVSTLKEPYRLEGKKTMGYELAEQMGWTLPDVVIYPTGGGTGLVGMWKAFDEMEQMGLIGSKRPRMVTVQSSGCAPMVRAFQQGAEFAEPWQGAHTVADGLRVPAAVGDFLILRALRESHGTAVAVTDDEMLAYARQMGRHTGIFPAPEGAACLAAQVQLLEQGWIQPDETVVLFNTGSGLKYAHLWA, encoded by the coding sequence ATGAAAACTGCCTCCACCTTGACCCACCTGGAATGTGGCCATTGTGGCGCCACCTATGACGCCCATCGCCTGATGAACCTCTGCCCGGCCTGCAGCAAGCCCCTGCTGGCCCGCTACGACCTGGCCCGGGCCGCCCAGACCCTCACGCCCCAGGCCCTGGCCAGCCGCCCCGCCAACCTCTGGCGCTACGAAGAAGTGTTGCCCGTGCAGCGCCGGGAGGCCATGATCACCCTGGGCGAGGGATGGACGCCCCTGATCCACGCCCAACGCCTGGGCCAGGCCATCGGCTGCCCCAACACCTACATCAAGGATGAATCCCTGAACCCCACCGGCAGCTTCAAAGCCCGAGGGCTCAGCCTGGCCGTCAGCCGGGCCTTCGAACTGGGCGCCCGGGAGCTGGCCATCCCCAGCGCAGGCAACGCGGCCGGTGCCCTCAGCGCCTACGCCGCGGCCGTGGGCCTGCCCGCCCACGTCTTCATGCCCCGGGATGTGCCCACCCCCTTCCAGGTGGAATGCCGAACCCTGGGCGCGTCGGTCACCCTGGTGGACGGCCTCATCACCGACTGCGGCGCCCGGGTGCGGGAAGGAGTGGAAGCCCACGGCTGGTTCGACGTGAGCACCTTGAAGGAGCCCTACCGCCTGGAAGGCAAGAAGACCATGGGGTATGAACTGGCCGAGCAGATGGGCTGGACCCTGCCCGACGTGGTCATCTACCCCACCGGCGGCGGCACCGGCCTGGTGGGCATGTGGAAGGCCTTCGACGAGATGGAACAGATGGGGCTCATCGGCAGCAAGCGCCCCCGCATGGTCACTGTCCAGAGCAGCGGCTGCGCGCCCATGGTGCGCGCCTTCCAGCAGGGCGCAGAATTTGCCGAGCCCTGGCAGGGCGCCCATACCGTGGCCGATGGGCTGCGGGTGCCCGCCGCGGTGGGCGACTTCCTCATTTTGCGGGCCCTGCGGGAAAGCCACGGCACCGCGGTGGCCGTCACCGATGACGAGATGCTGGCGTACGCACGCCAGATGGGCCGCCACACGGGCATCTTCCCCGCGCCCGAAGGCGCAGCCTGCCTGGCCGCCCAGGTGCAACTGCTGGAGCAGGGCTGGATCCAGCCCGACGAGACGGTGGTCCTCTTCAACACCGGCAGCGGCCTGAAGTACGCCCACCTCTGGGCCTGA
- a CDS encoding glycerol-3-phosphate acyltransferase, with product MLKTVLVVAASYLLGCFCTAYYLVRWRMGQDIRTLGSGNAGAKNAGRILGPAGFVAVFLGDVAKGSLAVGLALWQGLAPWGVVLAYLAVVLGHLYPVQLGFRGGKGVAAGFGGLLVLDPVLAAGVVVAAGLAFLLTRSFTLSGLVAIGLAPFIGLVLNSTASQVVAVALISALLLYAHRTNMAEMIRQRAARAEDATHQDRARG from the coding sequence ATGCTCAAGACCGTACTGGTGGTAGCCGCCAGCTATCTGTTGGGCTGCTTCTGCACCGCCTACTACCTGGTGCGCTGGCGGATGGGGCAGGATATCCGGACGCTGGGGAGCGGCAACGCCGGGGCCAAGAACGCGGGCCGTATCCTGGGGCCGGCCGGATTCGTGGCCGTCTTCTTGGGGGACGTGGCCAAGGGAAGCCTGGCCGTGGGGCTGGCCCTGTGGCAGGGACTTGCACCCTGGGGCGTGGTCCTGGCCTATCTGGCCGTGGTTCTGGGCCACCTGTATCCGGTCCAGCTGGGATTTCGGGGTGGGAAGGGGGTCGCAGCCGGCTTCGGCGGGCTGTTGGTTTTGGATCCTGTCCTGGCCGCGGGTGTGGTGGTCGCGGCGGGGTTGGCCTTCCTGCTCACCCGTTCCTTCACCTTGAGTGGCCTGGTGGCCATTGGGCTTGCGCCTTTTATCGGCTTGGTGTTGAATAGTACCGCCAGCCAGGTGGTGGCCGTGGCCCTGATCTCGGCATTGCTCCTCTATGCCCACCGCACCAACATGGCCGAGATGATCCGGCAGCGGGCGGCACGCGCGGAGGATGCAACGCACCAGGACCGGGCCAGGGGATGA
- a CDS encoding aminotransferase class V-fold PLP-dependent enzyme — MVAYTFRYATEDWEFEQIHRLNYRAFVEEIPQHAPNPERRLVDQFHHENTYAIGLVDDTVVAMLALRSQRPFSLDKKLPNLDQYLPPNQSMCEIRLLYVVPEHRNGKVLRGLMELVAEYGIRRGHTLALISGTTRQQRLYRHLGFVPFGPQVGTAEALFQPMYLTLEAAQRQTPWVRALRALQEGKDNGQGARRTASATSAGPVNFLPGPVNIPAPVQEAFSRAPVSHRGDRFMAYVQEVKERLCALVNARAVELLFGSGTLANEAVAAQIAQLPGPGLVLSNGEFGRRLVDHARRWRLRHALIEAPWGEPLDYAAVEHHLTTHPALEWLWCVHSETSTGILNDLPRLTELCRRHDVKLCVDCISSIGAVPLDLGQVYLATGASGKALASYAGVAMVFYNHPIPPAPTAIPRYLDLGIYAASDGVPFTISSNLVYALGAALEHRARYGGVDALGKEISAMAEALRAGLRDLGLTIVAPDAHASPAVTTIALPPGIHSVALGDCLEERGYLLSYKSSYLVERNWIQVCLMGEVEPASIERFLAVLGELVGEKQRQGRPSP, encoded by the coding sequence GTGGTTGCGTACACTTTCCGGTATGCTACCGAAGACTGGGAGTTTGAGCAGATCCACCGCCTGAACTATCGGGCCTTCGTGGAGGAGATCCCACAGCACGCGCCCAATCCGGAACGTCGTCTGGTGGATCAGTTTCACCATGAGAACACCTACGCCATCGGGTTGGTAGACGACACGGTGGTAGCCATGCTGGCCTTGCGCTCCCAGCGGCCCTTCTCCCTGGACAAAAAGCTCCCCAACCTGGATCAATACCTGCCGCCCAACCAGTCCATGTGTGAGATTCGCCTCCTGTACGTGGTGCCGGAGCATCGCAACGGCAAGGTCCTGCGCGGCCTCATGGAGCTGGTGGCCGAGTACGGCATCCGTCGGGGCCATACCCTGGCCCTCATTTCCGGCACCACTCGCCAACAGCGGCTCTACCGGCATCTGGGTTTTGTGCCCTTTGGCCCCCAGGTGGGGACGGCTGAAGCCCTCTTTCAGCCCATGTACCTCACCCTGGAGGCCGCCCAACGTCAGACGCCGTGGGTGCGGGCCCTCCGGGCGCTGCAGGAGGGGAAGGACAACGGCCAGGGCGCGCGCCGAACGGCCTCGGCCACGTCTGCTGGCCCGGTGAACTTTCTGCCCGGCCCCGTCAACATCCCCGCCCCGGTGCAGGAAGCCTTCAGCCGGGCGCCGGTCTCCCACCGGGGCGACCGTTTCATGGCCTATGTGCAGGAGGTGAAGGAGCGGCTATGCGCCCTGGTCAACGCCAGGGCTGTGGAGCTTCTGTTTGGCAGCGGCACCCTGGCCAACGAAGCCGTGGCCGCCCAGATCGCCCAGTTGCCGGGGCCCGGCCTGGTGTTGAGCAACGGGGAGTTCGGTCGCAGGCTGGTAGACCATGCCCGGCGCTGGCGGCTGCGCCATGCCCTCATCGAAGCCCCGTGGGGCGAACCCCTGGACTACGCCGCTGTGGAGCACCACCTCACCACCCATCCGGCGCTGGAGTGGCTCTGGTGTGTCCACAGTGAAACCTCCACCGGCATCCTCAACGACCTGCCCCGCCTGACCGAGCTCTGCCGCCGCCATGATGTGAAGCTTTGCGTGGACTGCATCAGCTCCATCGGCGCGGTGCCCTTGGATCTGGGCCAGGTCTATCTGGCTACCGGCGCCAGTGGCAAAGCGTTGGCCTCCTATGCCGGCGTGGCCATGGTCTTTTACAACCACCCCATCCCGCCGGCGCCTACGGCCATCCCCCGCTATCTGGATCTGGGCATCTACGCGGCCAGCGACGGTGTGCCCTTCACCATCTCTTCGAACCTGGTCTACGCCCTGGGGGCTGCCCTGGAACATCGCGCCCGGTATGGCGGCGTGGACGCGTTGGGGAAGGAAATCTCGGCCATGGCCGAGGCCTTGCGCGCGGGCCTGCGCGATCTGGGGCTGACCATCGTCGCGCCGGATGCCCACGCGTCGCCCGCGGTCACCACCATCGCCCTGCCGCCTGGCATCCACTCAGTGGCCCTGGGCGATTGCCTGGAAGAACGGGGCTACCTGTTAAGTTACAAGAGCAGCTACCTGGTGGAGCGCAATTGGATCCAGGTCTGCCTGATGGGGGAGGTGGAGCCGGCGTCCATCGAGCGCTTCCTGGCGGTGTTGGGGGAGTTGGTGGGGGAAAAGCAGCGACAAGGCCGCCCCTCGCCATGA
- the arfB gene encoding alternative ribosome rescue aminoacyl-tRNA hydrolase ArfB: MIAITPEVTLDENELQWEFIRSGGPGGQNVNKVATAVQLRFDVLHSPSLPEEVRQRLLRLARNRVTKEGVLVIEARRYRSQRQNRAAALEELVDLIRQASRRPKRRRPTRPSQAARQQRLAAKRRRSLLKRNRRPPSPDEG; the protein is encoded by the coding sequence ATGATTGCCATCACGCCGGAGGTGACCCTTGACGAAAACGAACTCCAGTGGGAGTTCATCCGCAGCGGGGGGCCGGGTGGCCAGAACGTGAACAAAGTGGCCACGGCTGTCCAGCTTCGTTTCGACGTGCTCCATTCTCCCTCCCTGCCTGAGGAAGTTCGCCAGCGTCTGCTGCGGCTGGCCCGCAACCGGGTGACCAAGGAGGGGGTGCTGGTCATCGAGGCCCGGCGCTACCGCAGCCAGCGTCAGAATCGGGCCGCTGCTCTGGAGGAGTTGGTGGACCTGATCCGCCAGGCGAGCAGGCGCCCTAAACGGCGTCGCCCTACCCGGCCCAGCCAGGCGGCCCGGCAGCAGCGTCTGGCGGCCAAGCGGCGGCGTAGCCTCCTCAAGCGGAATCGGCGCCCCCCTTCTCCGGACGAGGGCTAG
- a CDS encoding DedA family protein, producing MSDFSLSDYLLAYMVAYGPWMFGLALLLGALGVPVPGTLLVLAAGAFVRQGIFDGATVGALGLLGVVLGDSLGYGLGRYARLWVERRMGGLAAWRTAEGHFQQWGGAAIYLTRFLLTPLAVPTNLIAGGSTYPFWRFFGYDALGEATWLLVYGGLGYFFGSQWEALSELISNFSGLLAGIVLLAGGLYLWTQRLRRRSQRLAWAAQGSQPASPRPEKGGADSA from the coding sequence ATGAGTGACTTCAGCCTGAGCGACTATTTGCTGGCCTATATGGTGGCCTACGGCCCCTGGATGTTCGGCCTGGCGCTCCTGTTGGGCGCGCTGGGCGTCCCGGTGCCGGGCACCCTGTTGGTTCTGGCTGCGGGGGCCTTTGTTCGCCAGGGGATCTTCGATGGCGCCACCGTGGGCGCGCTGGGGCTGCTCGGCGTGGTGCTGGGGGATAGCCTCGGCTATGGATTGGGACGCTATGCCCGGCTGTGGGTGGAACGCCGCATGGGCGGCCTGGCCGCCTGGCGAACGGCCGAGGGGCATTTCCAACAGTGGGGCGGCGCGGCCATCTATCTCACCCGCTTCCTCCTCACGCCCCTGGCCGTCCCCACGAACCTGATCGCGGGTGGGAGCACCTATCCCTTTTGGCGTTTTTTCGGCTATGATGCCCTGGGGGAAGCAACCTGGCTCCTGGTCTACGGGGGCCTGGGATATTTCTTCGGCAGCCAGTGGGAGGCCCTGAGCGAGTTGATCAGCAATTTCAGCGGCCTGCTGGCCGGGATCGTCCTGCTGGCGGGCGGCCTCTACCTCTGGACGCAACGACTACGCCGCCGGAGTCAGCGCCTGGCCTGGGCAGCCCAGGGATCGCAGCCAGCTAGCCCTCGTCCGGAGAAGGGGGGCGCCGATTCCGCTTGA
- a CDS encoding molybdopterin oxidoreductase family protein, which yields MSQTTRQPVDRWVKSYCPYCGVGCGLLVGLHQGRVVKVKGDPDHPSNQGDICAKPVYLPPVLQTPDRLCHPQMRAHRGEEFRRVSWDTALEHVARRLEQILAEHGPDAIGFYGSGQFTTEDYYLANKFVKGFLGTNNFDANSRLCMASAVAGYVRGLGADGPPTCYEDIQHADCFFLIGTNMADCHPVLYQKIRRRKAEDPDRVRVMVVDPRRTRTASIADLHLPIRPGSDVALLNGMLHVLLEAGRVDPDFIARYTRDFHQVAAAVQAYPPDRAAALCGIEPELLVEAAMAFGQAQAVLSFWSMGMNQSTQGVAKNSALLNLHLATGQIARPGAGPFSLTGQPNAMGGREAGGLAHLLPGYRQVTDPQHRAEVAAHWGIPVERLSPRPGYSALELFEAAAAGKVKALWIMCSNPAASMPNLAQVDEALRRAELVVVQDAYHPTDTSRYAHVLLPAAQWPEKEGVMTNSERRLTYLPAITPPPGEALPDWQIIARLAHKMGFAQSFTYASAAEVFAEFVALTRGRPCDYAGVSHERLQREGPLQWPCPAADHPGSPRLYTGRVFPTGDGRACFQPAVHQEIHEQPDDEYPLVLNTGRLKDQWHTMTRTGKVPQLLKEAPEPFLEIHPTDAARWQLQDGRPVAIISRRGRAVAVARVTDDVRPGTCFMPFHWGRLLSPHGAANDLTSAARDPISRQPELKACAVRVQPMEIEAGLEEKAPAGTNCHPAPSLLHCYHLASVPGQDRNSAPLRLAKT from the coding sequence ATGTCTCAGACGACACGCCAGCCGGTCGACCGCTGGGTCAAGAGCTACTGCCCCTATTGCGGCGTGGGTTGTGGCCTGCTGGTGGGCCTCCACCAGGGCCGCGTGGTCAAAGTGAAGGGAGATCCGGACCATCCCTCCAACCAGGGGGACATCTGCGCCAAGCCGGTCTACCTGCCGCCCGTGCTCCAGACGCCGGACCGCCTCTGCCACCCGCAGATGCGCGCCCACCGGGGCGAGGAGTTCCGCCGGGTGAGCTGGGACACGGCCCTGGAGCACGTGGCCCGGCGCCTGGAGCAGATCCTGGCAGAACATGGCCCGGATGCCATCGGCTTCTACGGCTCCGGCCAGTTCACCACCGAGGATTACTACCTGGCCAACAAATTTGTAAAGGGCTTCCTGGGTACCAACAACTTCGACGCCAACTCCCGCCTCTGCATGGCCTCGGCCGTGGCCGGCTACGTCCGGGGCCTGGGCGCCGACGGCCCACCGACCTGCTACGAGGACATCCAGCACGCCGACTGCTTTTTCCTCATCGGCACCAACATGGCCGACTGTCATCCGGTGCTGTACCAGAAGATCCGCAGGCGCAAGGCGGAGGATCCGGACCGGGTCCGGGTGATGGTGGTGGATCCCCGACGGACCCGCACCGCGTCCATCGCCGATCTGCACCTGCCCATTCGCCCGGGCAGCGACGTGGCCCTCCTGAACGGCATGCTCCATGTGCTCCTGGAGGCCGGCCGGGTGGATCCAGACTTCATCGCCAGGTACACCCGAGACTTCCACCAGGTGGCCGCGGCCGTCCAGGCCTACCCGCCGGACCGGGCGGCCGCCCTCTGCGGCATTGAGCCCGAGCTGCTGGTGGAGGCCGCCATGGCCTTCGGCCAGGCCCAGGCAGTCCTTTCCTTCTGGAGTATGGGGATGAACCAGAGCACCCAGGGTGTGGCCAAGAACAGCGCCCTGCTCAACCTGCACCTGGCCACCGGCCAGATAGCCCGGCCCGGCGCAGGTCCCTTCTCCCTCACCGGGCAGCCCAACGCCATGGGCGGACGGGAAGCCGGGGGCCTGGCCCACCTGCTGCCCGGCTACCGCCAGGTGACCGATCCACAGCATCGGGCCGAGGTGGCGGCCCACTGGGGCATCCCGGTGGAGCGGCTGTCACCCCGACCCGGCTACAGCGCGCTGGAGCTCTTCGAGGCGGCGGCAGCCGGGAAGGTCAAAGCCCTCTGGATCATGTGCTCCAACCCGGCCGCATCCATGCCCAACCTGGCTCAGGTGGACGAGGCCCTGCGCCGGGCCGAGCTGGTGGTGGTCCAGGATGCCTACCACCCCACCGACACCAGCCGCTACGCCCACGTGCTGCTGCCCGCGGCCCAGTGGCCGGAAAAGGAAGGGGTGATGACCAACTCCGAACGCCGCCTTACCTACCTGCCGGCCATTACGCCGCCGCCCGGCGAGGCCCTGCCGGACTGGCAGATCATCGCCCGGCTGGCCCATAAGATGGGCTTCGCCCAGTCCTTCACCTACGCCTCAGCGGCGGAGGTCTTCGCCGAGTTTGTCGCCCTGACCCGGGGACGGCCGTGCGACTATGCAGGCGTCAGCCACGAACGGCTCCAACGGGAGGGGCCGCTGCAGTGGCCCTGCCCCGCGGCGGATCATCCGGGCAGCCCGCGGCTTTACACCGGCCGCGTCTTCCCCACTGGGGATGGCCGGGCCTGCTTCCAGCCGGCGGTGCACCAGGAGATCCACGAACAGCCCGACGACGAATACCCCCTGGTCCTGAACACCGGGCGGCTCAAGGACCAGTGGCACACCATGACCCGCACGGGCAAAGTGCCGCAACTGCTCAAGGAAGCTCCGGAACCCTTCCTGGAAATTCACCCGACGGATGCGGCCCGCTGGCAGCTCCAGGACGGGCGCCCGGTGGCGATCATCTCCCGGCGGGGCCGGGCTGTGGCCGTTGCCCGGGTGACGGACGACGTGCGGCCGGGCACCTGCTTCATGCCCTTCCACTGGGGGCGGCTGCTCAGTCCCCATGGCGCAGCCAATGACCTGACCAGCGCGGCCCGGGATCCCATCTCCAGGCAGCCGGAACTGAAGGCCTGTGCGGTACGGGTCCAACCGATGGAGATAGAAGCTGGGTTGGAAGAAAAAGCCCCGGCAGGAACAAATTGTCATCCCGCGCCATCTTTGCTACACTGCTACCATCTGGCGTCGGTGCCAGGCCAGGACAGAAATTCAGCGCCGCTACGCCTGGCGAAAACATGA
- a CDS encoding MFS transporter — protein MDLKHKATGIELFSFKPPHMRTFHLTWFAFFLCFFGWFGIAPLMAVVREELGLTQAQVGNTIIASVAITILARLAIGWVCDRFGPRRTYAALLILGALPVMGIGLASDYTTFLLFRLAIGVIGASFVITQFHTSLMFAPNVVGTANATTAGWGNLGGGVTQMAMPLIFSAFLAMGVSQAMGWRLAMVVPGVLMILTGIAYYCLTQDTPDGNFQELRARGELATGRQMGNTFWEACRDHRVWALFVIYAACFGIELTINNIAALYFTDYFSLDLKTAGLVASLFGLMNIFARSLGGILGDRAGIRFGLRGRVFFLVLVLLAEGMALMVFSRMNTLALAIGALIVFSVFVQMSEGATYSVVPFINKRALGSVAGIVGAGGNTGAVLAGFLFKIESLPWPQALLILGMVVSLVSMAALLVRFSPEEERAAREEMERRLASQAALAAAGAE, from the coding sequence ATGGACCTGAAACACAAGGCAACGGGCATCGAGCTGTTCAGTTTCAAGCCGCCCCACATGCGGACGTTCCACCTGACCTGGTTCGCCTTCTTCCTCTGCTTCTTTGGCTGGTTTGGCATCGCCCCCCTGATGGCGGTGGTGCGGGAAGAGCTGGGGCTGACCCAGGCTCAGGTGGGAAACACCATCATCGCCTCGGTGGCCATTACCATCCTGGCCCGCCTGGCCATCGGCTGGGTCTGCGACCGCTTTGGCCCCCGGCGCACTTACGCAGCCCTCCTCATCCTGGGCGCCCTGCCCGTGATGGGGATCGGCCTGGCCAGTGACTACACCACCTTCCTCCTCTTTCGGCTGGCCATCGGCGTCATCGGCGCCTCGTTTGTCATCACCCAGTTTCATACTTCTCTCATGTTCGCCCCCAACGTGGTGGGCACGGCCAACGCTACCACGGCCGGCTGGGGCAACCTGGGCGGCGGCGTCACCCAGATGGCCATGCCCCTGATCTTCTCCGCCTTTCTGGCCATGGGCGTCAGCCAGGCCATGGGCTGGCGGCTGGCCATGGTCGTGCCCGGCGTGCTCATGATCCTGACCGGCATCGCCTACTACTGCCTGACCCAGGACACGCCCGACGGCAACTTCCAGGAGTTGCGGGCCCGGGGCGAGCTGGCCACCGGCCGCCAGATGGGCAACACCTTCTGGGAAGCCTGCCGGGATCACCGGGTCTGGGCGCTCTTTGTCATCTACGCGGCCTGCTTCGGCATCGAGCTGACCATCAACAACATCGCCGCCCTGTACTTCACCGACTACTTCAGCCTGGATCTCAAGACTGCCGGCCTGGTGGCCAGTCTGTTCGGGCTGATGAACATCTTCGCCCGTTCCCTGGGCGGCATCCTGGGCGACCGGGCGGGGATTCGCTTCGGTCTGCGGGGTCGGGTCTTCTTCCTGGTGCTGGTCCTGCTGGCCGAGGGGATGGCGCTGATGGTCTTCTCCCGCATGAACACCCTGGCCCTGGCCATCGGGGCGCTGATCGTCTTCAGCGTGTTCGTGCAGATGAGTGAAGGTGCCACCTACTCGGTGGTCCCCTTCATCAACAAGCGGGCGCTGGGCTCGGTGGCGGGCATCGTGGGCGCCGGCGGCAACACAGGCGCGGTGCTGGCCGGCTTCCTGTTCAAAATCGAATCCCTGCCCTGGCCCCAGGCCCTCCTGATCCTGGGCATGGTGGTGAGCCTGGTCTCCATGGCTGCGCTGCTGGTCCGCTTTTCGCCCGAAGAGGAGCGGGCGGCTCGGGAAGAAATGGAACGCCGACTGGCCAGCCAGGCAGCCCTGGCCGCCGCGGGCGCCGAGTAG